One part of the Arabidopsis thaliana chromosome 1 sequence genome encodes these proteins:
- the GCT gene encoding RNA polymerase II transcription mediator (GRAND CENTRAL (GCT); FUNCTIONS IN: RNA polymerase II transcription mediator activity; INVOLVED IN: regulation of development, heterochronic, regulation of radial pattern formation; LOCATED IN: mediator complex; EXPRESSED IN: 22 plant structures; EXPRESSED DURING: 13 growth stages; CONTAINS InterPro DOMAIN/s: Mediator complex, subunit Med13 (InterPro:IPR009401).), with protein MWTNVFRIGGLHNVSWFQFLPSETELNPGFDRSSRAEQNEVATYLVLSSHLRLQKEGFLTTWTNSFVGPWDPSQGLYNPDEKIKLWLFLPGRHSSISDKAQAAVSKLRVVASGIWVAPGDSEEISVAFSQSLRNCIERALSGISYMRFGDVFSKFSPQSEEYLRRGQPTVEFIFAATEEAVFVHVIISAKNVRTLSSGDAERMLRSSLKNSSYRLPVIVSPHGMRGSLTGFCPNDLVKQVYFSSGNLKTSTGYVGLPSHIGRGSRLINGNHCYVEVTLGCCQNRNDNTSQANSTFAVNLPHNQCPEPSVGSKDHRKGQSDLSSVCEKKFIYPAEAVLVPILQSAFAKFSLKRFWLQNWIGPSLAGSSLFMHWAGDFDCLGASENKSDGFYEKNGYNSSGSSRNSSISSTSSASSGSGWRMTSRTGDLDADADSLTCRQSGLTCNDDRLKMGSKRPRTGMAESFGQVGIENDQIGWDWDADDDDDDREVGMDIKALLSEFGDFGDFFENDALPFGEPPGTAESHVLVFPPDSADVGSSPVDMMDVSDQIVLPVGFSSFESFNPVPPIIDECLIKSQEVLHSSITSVPSNQMSISSTGEFDHLLKAEAMMTFAPEYGAVEAPMSEISSTFFKSPYLPKSHKVESSNSRTSNYVYGATPPTTDSDGAGDMILFGSKSCIGNNAGRTLYHSREHYTQVEGRKGRHDKLPTVISDNSSTKEGVSQSIHSKHSAANAVKVVQGKKTDGISAVVSTLLSSKTLLATDVGSVMFQAFMCRMRHIITSSKHSSPVSLTRLSGNFFLNQLSNEPSTLTDNISARNEIYKKDIPTRIAGDFDGGMLDSHMSAPVGVWRTVSVPKTAKPASSPNIEAGSSLPHSSFSEDSLLSYGQRQPLQDLLDGIALLVQQATSFVDLALDSDCGDGPYGWLALEELWRRELSCGPSAGHAGCGGTLASCHSLDIAGVKLVDPLSAEVFPSSVITLLQSDIKTALKSAFGQSDGPLSVTDWCKGRNQSGDGGSISEGFTAESALSEVSNAIDGGKGDETAQSQDIYSSELLRPTLFVLPSPAILVGYQDDWLKISTNSLTHWEKAPFEPYALPKSINYAVVCPDIDPLTCAATDFFQQLGTVYETCRLGTHLPQSLGNQMEKDVGRLSSSGFVLLDCPQSMKIESNNTSLLGSLSDYFLSLSNGWNVNSYLKSLSKALKGLKLGSGLYTNQKEGSGSPCVVVYIVCPFPDPSAVLRTIVESSIALGSVIQSDRDRRSILNSQVARAFSSSTAVDEASISHIPVLSGFSVPKLVLQVVSVDSIFRITSPSFNELVILKDTAFSVYNKARRISRGMPNDAFFSSSLPSRSSSALTPMNSISGIWKDCGGSRMTGSTHPRDGEIDVSLRTSGWDTSTSWQIPRSGGLSCDPNRNGDFYLNDEIFYLFEPLFILSEPGSVERGVSPTFTSLGSESSKPIPEDGGRGSGPGMNSMEGITSGSSSQGDVSQLEGKAIPSLHCCYGWTEDWRWLVSIWTDARGELLDTHIFPFGGISSRQDTKGLQCLFVQVLQQGCQILQACSSPDNGSFKPRDFVITRIGNFFELEYQEWQKAIYSAGGPEIKKWPIQLRRSAPSGIATNSNGSSLQQQDLSLIQERASSTSTLYSSHSKQSTFVKGSMGQSAGRKQIMGGQTISGTPRGLFQWVHSISFASISLDHSLHFVLPAELVSAGGGQSSTGMSSVNYIEGFTPVKSLGSTAFSYMMIPSPNMRFLHPSPLQLPTCLTAESPPLAHLLHSKGYAIPLSTGFVVSKAVPSMRKDSRINVKEEWPSVLSVSLIDYYGGYDNAHDKILQGIVKQGGGTKETRDFEVESHLILESIAAELHALSWMTVSPAYLDRRTALPFHCDMVLRLRRLLHFADKEVSRIPDKTGLKVLTTDSGSQSLSMSLPRDHLDGICFQHTDCNFLRCCSPFLSGHIRRDGEQVNGQIKTAAIYYGVSLFPGKIDNLNAMVWSHSCCRPLSSMHHMA; from the exons ATGTGGACTAATGTTTTCAGAATT GGTGGTCTACataatgtttcttggtttcaGTTTCTTCCAAGTGAAACTGAGCTGAATCCTGGCTTTGATAGAAG ttcaAGAGCTGAGCAGAATGAAGTTGCAACATATCTTGTACTTTCCTCTCATCTACGGTTGCAGAAGGAAGGGTTTCTTACCACTTGGACCAATTCTTTTGTTGGACCTTGGGATCCATCTCAAGGTTTATACAACCCTG ATGAAAAGATTAAGCTTTGGCTTTTTCTACCTGGGCGTCATTCATCAATATCTGATAAAGCTCAGGCTGCTGTGTCAAAGCTTAGAG TTGTTGCGTCAGGAATTTGGGTAGCACCTGGGGACTCTGAAGAGATATCAGTTGCCTTTTCACAGTCTTTACGTAATTGCATCGAAAG AGCATTATCTGGAATTTCCTACATGAGATTTGGAGATGTGTTTTCAAAATTCAGCCCTCAAAGCGAAGAATATTTGAG GAGGGGACAGCCTACTGTTGAATTCATCTTTGCTGCTACCGAAGAGGCAGTTTTTGTCCATGTCATTATATCTGCCAA GAATGTCCGCACACTTTCAAGTGGCGATGCTGAAAGAATGTTAAGGAGTTCTTTGAAAAACTCCAGTTATAGGCTTCCAG TTATTGTTTCTCCTCATGGAATGCGGGGCAGCCTTACTGGATTCTGTCCCAATGACCTTGTCAAGCAAGTCTACTTCAG TTCTGGAAACTTAAAAACTTCGACTGGATATGTTGGTCTCCCTTCTCATATTGGTCGTGGGTCCCGTCTGATAAATGGCAATCATTGCTACGTGGAAGTTACACTTGGTTGCTGCCAAAATAGAAATGACAACACAAGTCAAGCTAATTCGACCTTTGCAGTTAACTTGCCCCATAACCAGTGTCCTGAACCTTCAGTTGGGAGTAAAGATCACCGTAAAGGACAATCAGATCTTTCATCAGTTTGTGAAAAAAAGTTCATCTATCCAGCTGAGGCAGTGCTTGTACCAATCTTACAGTCGGCATTTGCgaaattttctttgaaaag ATTTTGGCTTCAAAACTGGATAGGCCCGTCACTAGCAGGCTCATCTTTGTTTATGCACTG GGCTGGTGATTTTGACTGCCTTGGTGCGTCTGAAAATAAGAGTGATGggttttatgaaaaaaatggtTACAATAGCAGTGGTAGTAGCCGTAATAGCAGCATTAGTTCAACAAGTAGCGCTTCCAGCGGGAGCGGCTGGAGGATGACGTCAAGAACTGGTGATCTTGACGCTGATGCAGATTCTTTGACGTGTAGGCAATCTGGTCTTACTTGTAATGATGATCGCCTAAAAATG GGTTCCAAGCGGCCGCGAACAGGGATGGCAGAGTCATTCGGTCAAGTAG GCAttgaaaatgatcaaattgGTTGGGATTGggatgctgatgatgatgatgatgacagaGAAGTTGGCATGGATATCAAGGCACTTCTTTCAGAGTTTGGAGACTTTGGTGACTTCTTTGAGAACGATGCTTTACCTTTCGGGGAG CCACCGGGAACTGCAGAGTCGCATGTGCTCGTTTTTCCTCCAGATTCTGCTGATGTAGGTTCCAGTCCCGTGGATATGATGGATGTATCAGACCAAATCGTTTTGCCTGTTGGGTTTTCCTCTTTTGAGAGCTTTAATCCTGTTCCCCCAATCATTGATGAGTGCCTTATTAAAAGTCAAGAAGTTCTCCACAGCAGTATCACTTCAGTTCCTTCAAATCAAATGTCGATCTCTTCGACTGGTGAGTTTGATCATTTACTAAAAGCAGAAGCAATGATGACCTTTGCTCCTGAGTATGGAGCTGTAGAAGCACCTATGAGCGAGATTTCCTCGACGTTTTTCAAAAGCCCATATCTTCCCAAATCTCATAAAGTGGAGAGTTCAAATTCAAGAACGAGTAATTATGTCTATGGAGCCACACCACCGACCACTGATTCTGATGGAGCAGGCGATATGATTTTGTTCGGATCAAAATCATGCATTGGAAACAATGCTGGCAGAACTCTGTATCATTCGAGGGAGCATTACACTCAAGTAGAAGGTAGAAAGGGCCGACATGATAAGCTACCTACAGTTATCAGTGACAACAGTAGTACAAAGGAGGGTGTCTCTCAATCAATACACTCAAAACATAGTGCTGCGAATGCTGTTAAGGTCGTACagggaaaaaaaactgatgGTATATCTGCTGTTGTTAGTACCTTATTATCTTCAAAGACCCTGCTGGCAACAGACGTGGGAAGTGTTATGTTCCAAGCTTTCATGTGTAGGATGCGGCACATAATCACTTCTTCAAAGCACAGTTCACCTGTTAGTCTGACTAGGCTTAGCGGAAACTTTTTCCTTAACCAGCTGTCAAATGAGCCTAGTACTCTGACAGACAACATATCTGCAAGGAACgagatatataagaaagatATACCTACCAGAATAGCTGGAGATTTTGACGGAGGAATGTTGGATAGCCACATGAGTGCACCAGTTGGCGTATGGCGGACTGTTTCAGTCCCAAAAACAGCAAAACCTGCTAGTTCGCCAAATATTGAAGCAGGGTCATCCTTGCCCCATAGTTCATTTAGCGAAGACAGCTTACTTTCTTATGGTCAAAGGCAACCACTGCAGGATCTCCTAGATGGAATAGCGCTACTTGTACAGCAAGCTAcctcttttgttgatttagcTCTGGATTCAGATTGTGGAGATGGACCTTATGGCTGGCTTGCATTGGAAGAGTTATGGAGACGGGAATTGTCGTGTGGTCCCTCTGCTGGCCATGCAGGTTGTGGGGGAACTTTGGCTTCCTGCCATTCTCTGGACATTGCTGGTGTCAAGCTTGTTGATCCACTCTCTGCTGAG gTTTTTCCTTCGTCTGTCATTACTCTTCTGCAATCTGACATCAAAACAGCTCTGAAATCTGCATTTGGTCAGTCAGATGGTCCATTATCTGTTACAGATTGGTGCAAGGGCCGAAATCAATCGGGGGATGGAGGATCTATTTCTGAGGGATTTACTGCTGAGTCAGCCCTGAGTGAAG TCTCAAATGCAATAGATGGTGGGAAAGGAGATGAGACGGCTCAGAGCCAAGACATATACAGTTCAGAATTACTCCGACCGACactttttgttcttccatCACCTGCTATACTTGTCGG GTACCAAGATGACTGGCTTAAGATATCAACAAACTCCTTGACACATTGGGAAAAGGCCCCCTTTGAGCCATATGCTCTGCCAAAAAGT ATTAATTATGCTGTTGTATGCCCGGATATTGATCCTTTAACTTGTGCTGCTACTGATTTCTTCCAGCAGCTTGGAACTG TTTATGAAACGTGCAGGCTGGGAACACATTTGCCACAGAGCCTGGGAAATCAAATGGAAAAGGACGTTGGGAGATTATCCTCATCTGGATTTGTTCTGCTTGATTGCCCTCAATCAATGAAGATTGAAAGCAATAACACATCGCTTCTGGGATCTCTCAGCGAttattttctatctttatCAAATGGGTGGAATGTGAATAGCTATCTGAAGTCTTTATCAAAAGCGCTGAAAGGTCTAAAGCTTGGATCAGGCCTttacacaaaccaaaaagaaggATCAGGAAGTCCTTGTGTG GTAGTGTACATAGTGTGTCCATTTCCTGACCCTTCGGCAGTTTTAAGAACGATCGTCGAATCGTCTATAGCACTTGGATCAGTAATACAGTCAGATAGAGACAGGAGATCAATACTCAACAGTCAAGTTGCAAGGGCGTTTAGTAGTTCTACTGCTGTTGACGAAGCATCAATATCTCACATTCCAGTGCTCTCAGGGTTTAGTGTCCCCAAATTAGTTCTACAAGTGGTGTCTGTTGATTCAATTTTCCGGATAACAAGTCCAAGCTTTAATGAGCTTGTCATTCTCAAGGATACTGCTTTTTCTGTATACAATAAAGCTAGGAGAATTTCACGAGGAATGCCTAATGATGCatttttctcatcatctttACCAAGCAGATCGTCTTCAGCGTTGACACCAATGAACTCTATTTCAGGAATCTGGAAAGACTGCGGTGGTTCTCGAATGACAGGTTCTACACATCCAAGAGATGGTGAAATTGATGTTAGTTTGAGAACGAGTGGTTGGGATACCTCTACTTCCTGGCAGATACCAAGATCTGGAGGATTAAGCTGCGACCCAAACAGAAATGGAGATTTTTACCTTAATGAtgaaattttctatttatttgaACCACTTTTCATTCTTTCCGAGCCTGGTTCTGTGGAGCGTGGAGTTTCACCTACTTTCACCAGCTTGGGTTCTGAGTCTTCCAAGCCAATACCCGAGGATGGTGGCAGAGGTTCTGGACCTGGCATGAATTCAATGGAAGGTATAACATCGGGATCAAGCTCCCAGGGGGATGTATCCCAGCTTGAAGGAAAGGCTATTCCAAGTTTACATTGCTGCTACGGTTGGACAGAGGACTGGAGATGGCTTGTAAGCATCTGGACGGATGCCAGGGGTGAGTTGCTTGACACACATATATTTCCCTTTGGTGGAATTAGCAGTAGACAGGATACAAAAGGGCTGCAGTGTCTTTTCGTTCAAGTTCTGCAGCAGGGATGTCAAATACTACAGGCGTGCTCCTCCCCTGACAATGGATCTTTCAAACCCAGGGATTTTGTCATTACACGCATTGGGAATTTCTTCGAGCTTGAATACCAAG AGTGGCAAAAGGCAATTTACTCAGCTGGAGGTCCTGAGATTAAAAAGTGGCCTATTCAACTGCGACGTTCTGCGCCTTCTGGCATAGCCACCAACAGCAACGGATCTTCCTTGCAACAGCAGGATCTGAGTCTGATTCAAGAGAGAGCCTCATCAACTAGCACACTCTACAGCTCTCATTCAAAACAATCCACCTTTGTGAAAGGCAGTATGGGGCAATCCGCTGGAAGAAAGCAGATAATGGGTGGGCAGACCATTTCTGGTACTCCAAGGGGATTGTTTCAGTGGGTTCACAGCATCAGTTTTGCTTCTATTTCACTTGACCATTCCCTGCATTTTGTTCTTCCAGCTGAGTTGGTATCCGCTG GTGGTGGCCAGAGCAGTACTGGTATGAGTTCCGTTAATTACATTGAAGGTTTCACTCCTGTCAAGTCTCTTGGTTCTACCGCTTTCTCTTACATGATGATACCATCACCCAACATGCGCTTTCTTCACCCAAGTCCTCTTCAGCTTCCGACATGTTTAACTGCCGAGTCACCTCCACTTGCTCACCTCCTTCACAGCAAAGGCTATGCAATCCCCTTGTCTACTGGATTTGTTGTTTCAAAAGCTGTGCCTTCCATGAGAAAAGACTCAAGGATAAACGTGAAAGAAGAATGGCCATCAGTTCTTTCTGTAAGTCTCATAGACTATTATGGTGGTTATGACAACGCTCATGACAAAATTCTTCAGGGAATCGTGAAGCAGGGAGGAGGGACCAAAGAAACTAGAGATTTTGAGGTTGAAAGCCATCTTATCCTTGAGTCAATTGCGGCAGAACTCCATGCTCTATCATGGATGACTGTTAGTCCAGCATATCTGGACAGGCGGACGGCATTGCCGTTTCACTGTGATATGGTTCTGAGATTGAGACGTCTTCTTCACTTTGCGGACAAAGAAGTCTCCAGGATACCTGATAAGACAGGA CTGAAAGTTCTGACAACAGACTCGGGTTCTCAGAGTCTCTCTATGTCTCTGCCTCGGGACCATCTTGATGGTATCTGTTTTCAGCATACAGACTGCAACTTCCTCAGGTGTTGCTCCCCTTTCTTATCTG GACACATAAGAAGAGATGGAGAGCAAGTAAATGGACAGATAAAAACGGCGGCCATTTACTACGgcgtttctctctttccagGCAAAATAGACAACTTAAATGCTATGGTATGGTCCCATTCTTGTTGCCGGCCACTTTCTTCTATGCATCACATGGCTTAA